The region GCCTCGGAGGGCAACGACCTGCTCAACAGCGCCATCGATGAAGCCATCGGCCGCAAGCCGAAGGGCCACGATTTCGTCATCGACCGCAATACAAAGCAGCCTGCCGTGTCGCGGCATATGAGCGTAACGGGCGGCTGATCCGGCAGAAGCCTTGCGCCGAATGCACCGCCGGTCCGCGGCCGACCGCGGATCGATGGGCAAGCACCTGGCCCTCCTCAGGCAGACGAGCCCTACTCGGCCGGGACGGCCTCTTCGCTTCCCGAAACACGCCTGATCGAGAGAGCCGCCAGCAGGCTGAGGCTCATTCCCATGGCCATGATCAGGATCATGCCCCAGGGCGATCCTGCCAGAAAGCTGTCGGCGTACAGCCAGGCGACCGCCGTTCCCGCCAGCGCACCGGTTCCAACCTGAAGGGATGCCGTCAGGCCGGAGGCCGCCCCCGCCAAGTCGGGCCGGACACTGACCGCCCCGGCCAGGGCGCTTGGCAGGCAGATGCCGTTGCCGAGACCGAGCACGAACATCGGCAGGAAAAGGCCCAGGGGCGTGAGAAGCCCGAGTGAGGCAGAACCTGCAAGGAGCGAGACGGCGCAGACACCTGTCAGCGTTCCGGCCAGGATCATCGGGAACATGCCGATCCGTTCGGCGAATTTGCCGGAGAGGAAATTTCCGGCGATGTAGCCGAGGGCAACAAACATGAAAAAGAACCCCATCTCGGCAGCACTCAACGACAGCAGTTCCGCAGCGATGAACGGCGCTCCGCCGAGATAGGCGAAATAGGCGAGCGCGGAGAAAGCGGCCGTCAGCGCGTAGCTCCAGTATAGCGGCTGGCTGAACAGCGCCATGTAGGATCTCAGGACCTGCCTTGCGCCCACGGAACTGCGTTCAGTATGGGTTTCGGGCAGGTGGCGAATGCTCGCCCACAGGACACCGACACCGAAGATCAGCATGAGAACGAAGCCGCCCTGCCAGCCGTAGAACTGATCCAGAACGCCGCCCATGGCGGGTGCGATCGTCGGCATGACGGCCATTCCCATGGTGACGA is a window of Roseibium salinum DNA encoding:
- a CDS encoding multidrug effflux MFS transporter, encoding MTAGHSQSTGIQKKPSIAVLIAISAISPLAMQIYLPSLAGMMVVFSATAGEIQLSMSAFFVAIAVSQLFWGPLSDQFGRRPVIIVGMALFVIGSLLCLVAPTIEALIAARVIQAAGGCTGVVIGRAIVRDLHGPSQAASMIGFVTMGMAVMPTIAPAMGGVLDQFYGWQGGFVLMLIFGVGVLWASIRHLPETHTERSSVGARQVLRSYMALFSQPLYWSYALTAAFSALAYFAYLGGAPFIAAELLSLSAAEMGFFFMFVALGYIAGNFLSGKFAERIGMFPMILAGTLTGVCAVSLLAGSASLGLLTPLGLFLPMFVLGLGNGICLPSALAGAVSVRPDLAGAASGLTASLQVGTGALAGTAVAWLYADSFLAGSPWGMILIMAMGMSLSLLAALSIRRVSGSEEAVPAE